The following nucleotide sequence is from Rhizoctonia solani chromosome 15, complete sequence.
gcgtgtggatggaatattgAGACGGCGTAGGGGAGGATAGTGCCTGATGCAGGACTTAGGAGCGGTTTTTGCACAGTATGtaaacgctaaacccttgcgtcaaatacctagcgttggacaatccctacagcgaatcaacagatctggcgatcgtgatacgagcgggttttttgcaagcgggtactTCGGCTGactagggtcgctaactgtagagttccggcaaaactcgtggtatgcggacaatagACCtcgttagccttatagcaattcggtactacgtgggggtggggacttttgattattctgtcccacaaggtggccccgatcacggttttttcccttgtgctagtactaggaggTTTCTCGTttgtcgatcaagcctacagaaagtcgattttacaatgtcgtacaccactgtaaggtgggtacgcgctggtgaaggcgggcgcttgtggccatactactacactagctgATGaaatctaactatctaggctatctACTGAACTAACTaagtcgcttaaggcaactactaactaactactggtAACGcgggggggccttaggcctggaggtgtggtgagtaaggtaaGGGGTGATGCGTTAgcagaactactggggggccagctacttagctggctgatgcctcctcaatggatatgagacgaggtaaaatcgacttggggtctccaagcgattttcctcttgtatttatacacaagagaactatctacaggtggtcaaagctcgtgagaaaggaagttcagatatgaaaaaggaagcgtgctgcgggctgcgtagaagcgtggatttctcctaagcgcccttggcacggcatctcggcgcggcatctcggcataataagcgccgagatcacgtgatcagaaaaacaaagatatagagtccgtaaaaaactAAAAATagcagaaaaatcgtgcgaatccaatggtatatgtaaggaggttataacagctTCCTAATCCcatatttgccaacgtagccTTAGTTACACCAGAGAAGGAGCTGCAACAACAGATTGAGTCATCCCTAGAtcaagacaagtccctggaggaaatcctccaattcctgcagaacaagtccaaagcgcctccttccatcaaacgcgcgtttaaggattatgaaatggaggctggcctactcttctaccaaggatggattgtggtccctgacgttggaacaTTAAGGACGGATCTACTACGTATATTTcacaacagccccttggcaggacatccgggAAGACAGCGCACTCTAGAGCTAgtatcaaggaactactactggcccggcaTCCGCGCTGATACgtactggcatgtggattcctgcAAAATATGccaacggatcaggaaaCCTAAATACGTGTCTATTCCCCTCAGCCTCTTGAAGTCCCTGTTAGACCCTGGCAGCACGtgtcttacaacatgatagtagatctaccaaaggacggaagcaacaactcaatcctggtaATTGTCAACAGCTTCACAAAGTACGGGATATTTgtaaaatgctccaaaaaactcaaggcacccaagTTAGCAgaactattcctggaaaacGTATGGAAGCGCCATGGCATGCCAGAAAAAACCATATCCAACAGAGGAAgagtcttcaacaacaagttcttaAGGGCCCTGTATaaacgccttggcattgacccacACTTCTCTTCCAcctatcacccccagagcaacggacaaacggaacgCGTCAAtccctccatcaaacacttcctcagggcttactcaggggtaaaccaaagggactggaccagatggctcccaatggcagagtttgcgtacaacaatgccgtacatagcagcatGGGCAAGAcccctttcaaggccttgtatggatgggagccTACCTTAACCCCTTTGAACGTACCAATGGACGtgccagaagcagacaatctggcccagacaatggaggctcagtggaaggaagtggagtCGGCACTCTGGCAATCTAAACAACAAATGATGGCCGGGGAAAGTGGAAGCCCAACGgagtttgagattggagaagaggcttggctagacgccaaaaatgtcaacctcaaaaccttgagccccaagctaacggaacaacgcctggggccattcaaggttattgagaaaatctccaaccagGCTTACCACCTAGAACCCCCAACAATGCGGATCCACAAcgtgttctatgtaggactcctatctaaggtcaaaagggatgagaagcgcgcctttgagaattgccctccaccagtcactgtggacagagaagaagaatacgaggtggaagggatcacTGATGCTGAAGAAAGGAATGGAAAGTGgtttttccaagtcaaatggaaggggtacagatccaaggaaaacacgtgggaaccccaagaaaacttaaaaaatgcCAAAAAGATTTTacaaaaatacaaaaaagacatgaaaagaaggcccttggcgctgccaaggcccttagagggggggcagtgttgtagacacagtcaataccagggaatttattcccattttctcgattttaaacgaagacaaacggacaactttctcaatcacgtgactttggcgcttatatcatacactaaagcgccaagccacgtcccatctgcgcttacctcagcatacgtagccacctccatctatgacgtcatcatgacacgt
It contains:
- a CDS encoding Retrotransposable element Tf2 protein: MSYTTLPNPIFANVALVTPEKELQQQIESSLDQDKSLEEILQFLQNKSKAPPSIKRAFKDYEMEAGLLFYQGWIVVPDVGTLRTDLLRIFHNSPLAGHPGRQRTLELVSRNYYWPGIRADTYWHPLEVPVRPWQHVSYNMIVDLPKDGSNNSILVIVNSFTKYGIFVKCSKKLKAPKLAELFLENVWKRHGMPEKTISNRGRVFNNKFLRALYKRLGIDPHFSSTYHPQSNGQTERVNPSIKHFLRAYSGVNQRDWTRWLPMAEFAYNNAVHSSMGKTPFKALYGWEPTLTPLNVPMDVPEADNLAQTMEAQWKEVESALWQSKQQMMAGESGSPTEFEIGEEAWLDAKNVNLKTLSPKLTEQRLGPFKVIEKISNQAYHLEPPTMRIHNVFYVGLLSKVKRDEKRAFENCPPPVTVDREEEYEVEGITDAEERNGKWFFQVKWKGYRSKENTHEKKALGAAKALRGGAVL